The following are encoded together in the Salvia hispanica cultivar TCC Black 2014 chromosome 6, UniMelb_Shisp_WGS_1.0, whole genome shotgun sequence genome:
- the LOC125194224 gene encoding splicing regulatory glutamine/lysine-rich protein 1: MAGNNTTPSINNQVTAVSAVPKTIWMKQAEEAKLKSEAEKAAAAKAAFEATFNSKSQPQLPQSPSAAPSSSSDSDDDNESSEKDSSVGPVDPSRCTAQGAGIAGGTACVGATFAVVTKDSEGRKVPRGGAQVKVRVSPGVGVGGNDQDGIVKDMEDGSYSVTYVVPKRGNYMVNVECNGKPIMGSPFPVFFSQGTPNGGLLGVAPAASYPNLVNQTMPNMPNYSGSVSGAFPGLLGMIPGVVSGASGGVVLPGMGSSLGEMCREYLNGRCANTSCKFNHPPHNLLMTALAASTTMGTLSQVPMAPSAAAMAAAQAIVAAQALQAHAAAQAQSSKDSSGSDDSEKKADSLKKTVQVSNLSPLLTVDQLKQLFGFCGTVVDCTITESKHFAYIEYSKAEEASSALALNNMDVGGRPLNVEMAKSLPPKPALNSAMGSSSLPMVMQQAVAMQQMQFQQALLMQQTLTAQQAANRAATMKSATELAAARAAEISKKLQADGLVIEVKEPERKSRSPNGRAKSKSRSRSKSTSPINYRSRGKSRSFSPPARRRRDYRSRSPVRSRHYSSYEKDHRSYKDGRDVSDRSRRRDWGRSRDNDSPLSRRKRSRSASPRARKSYRDDVGSPRHRRESPERTRKPSRPDSRSPHRQRRRSLSSEDETTKSKPRKRSLSRSDEIVHHSSDKKDNRREEKPKSRSRRRSRSGSADGRKHVRRSSPSVLEESRARHRRRSRSRSQEDKHQVSDKYERSKEDKSRNRDKRRSRSRSAERRRRGSKTSPRHSSGHKSKHRKRSRSNSIENLVENKDGQVDVPVKALEDGNDKSATPDDIHMDSLAE; encoded by the exons ATGGCCGGGAACAACACTACCCCTAGCATCAACAATCAAGTTACAGCGGTCTCTGCGGTGCCGAAGACCATATGGATGAAGCAAGCGGAGGAAGCCAAGTTGAAGAGCGAAGCCGAGAAGGCCGCCGCCGCTAAAGCCGCATTCGAAGCCACCTTCAATAGCAAGTCCCAGCCCCAGCTGCCCCAATCCCCTTCCGCCGCGCCGTCCTCCTCTTCGGATTCCGACGACGACAATGAGTCGTCCGAGAAGGACTCCTCCGTGGGGCCCGTGGACCCCTCGAGGTGCACGGCGCAGGGCGCGGGGATTGCTGGCGGCACGGCGTGCGTGGGGGCCACGTTTGCGGTGGTGACGAAGGACTCCGAGGGGAGGAAGGTGCCGCGTGGGGGTGCTCAGGTGAAAGTTAGGGTTTCGCCGGGAGTCGGAGTTGGGGGAAACGACCAGGACGGGATAGTGAAGGACATGGAGGATGGGAGCTATAGCGTGACTTATGTGGTGCCTAAGAGAGGGAATTATATGGTTAATGTGGAGTGCAATGGGAAGCCGATTATGGGAAGTCCATTCCCTGTTTTCTTCAGCCAAG GGACCCCCAATGGAGGGCTTCTTGGGGTGGCTCCAGCTGCTTCTTATCCTAATTTAGTAAACCAGACCATGCCCAATATGCCAAATTACTCTGGCTCTGTATCTGGTGCTTTTCCGGGCTTGCTGGGTATGATACCTGGTGTTGTCTCTGGGGCCTCAGGTGGAGTGGTTTTACCTGGAATGGGATCTTCCCTGGGAGAAATGTGTCGAGAGTACCTTAATGGGCGCTGTGCAAATACTAGTTGTAAGTTTAATCACCCTCCTCATAATCTGCTCATGACTGCCTTAGCTGCCTCTACTACAATGGGAACTCTAAGTCAAGTGCCAATGGCACCTTCTGCTGCTGCGATGGCGGCTGCTCAGGCAATTGTTGCTGCCCAAGCCCTTCAAGCCCATGCTGCAGCTCAAGCTCAGTCCAGCAAAGACTCATCTG GTTCAGATGACAGTGAGAAGAAGGCTGATTCTCTTAAGAAAACTGTACAAGTCAGTAACCTTAGCCCTCTTCTGACAGTGGACCAGTTGAAGCagctttttggtttttgtggGACAGTTGTTGATTGTACGATAACTGAGTCTAAGCATTTTGCATATATTGAATACTCAAAAGCAGAAGAAGCTTCTTCTGCTTTGGCATTGAATAACATGGATGTTGGTGGCCGTCCATTAAATGTTGAAATGGCCAAATCACTCCCACCAAAACCTGCTTTGAATTCGGCAATGGGTTCATCATCCCTGCCGATGGTTATGCAGCAAGCTGTTGCCATGCAACAAATGCAGTTTCAGCAGGCTCTTCTGATGCAGCAAACACTGACAGCGCAGCAAGCAGCTAATCGTGCAGCAACTATGAAGTCTGCAACAGAATTAGCTGCAGCCAGAGCTGCAGAAATAAGTAAGAAGTTGCAAGCTGATGGTCTAGTCATTGAGGTTAAAGAACCTGAAAGAAAATCCAG GTCACCAAATGGGCGTGCCAAGTCCAAATCTAGGTCAAGGTCAAAGTCTACTTCCCCTATAAATTATCGGTCAAGAGGGAAGTCACGCTCGTTCTCACCTCCTGCTCGTCGCCGAAGAGATTATCGATCCAGATCACCTGTGAGATCTCGCCATTACTCAAGTTATGAGAAGGACCATAGGTCTTATAAGGATGGTAGGGATGTCAGTGATAGAAGTAGGAGACGGGATTGGGGAAGATCACGTGATAACGATTCGCCTCTTTCCCGGAGAAAGAGAAGCAGGAGTGCAAGCCCTCGGGCTAGGAAATCATATCGGGATGATGTTGGATCGCCAAGGCATCGCCGAGAAAGTCCTGAAAGAACAAGAAAACCATCACGCCCTGATTCAAGATCTCCTCATCGTCAAAGGAGAAGGTCTTTATCATCAGAGGATGAAACAACTAAATCTAAACCTCGAAAGCGCTCATTGTCAAGATCTGATGAAATTGTACATCACTCTAGCGATAAGAAAGACAACAGAAGGGAAGAAAAACCCAAGAGTCGGAGTAGGAGACGCTCTAGGTCAGGTTCTGCTGATGGTCGAAAACATGTGCGAAGATCTTCCCCAAGTGTGTTGGAGGAAAGTAGGGCCAGACATCGAAGACGTTCAAGATCCAGATCTCAGGAAGATAAACATCAAGTGAGTGATAAATATGAAAGGAGCAAAGAGGATAAATCAAGGAACCGAGATAAAAGGCGATCCAGGTCCAGGTCAGCTGAAAGGCGTAGGAGAGGCAGTAAGACATCTCCGCGACATTCAAGTGGGCATAAATCAAAGCACAGGAAGCGCTCTCGTTCAAactcaattgaaaatttagtCGAAAACAAGGATGGGCAAGTTGATGTTCCTGTTAAAGCATTAGAGGATGGGAATGACAAATCTGCCACACCTGATGATATTCATATGGATAGTTTGGCTGAGTAG